GTACTCGCAGAAATACCAAATActagcaacaacaacaacaacaacaacaataatggcTATGCTAATACTATAAACAATGCTACTAATACCAATAATAGTACCAAATACTAGCaacagcaataataataatacaaacacTAGCAGCAATACTTCTACTACCGATACTAGTACCAAATACTAGCAGcagcaataataatactaatactATAAGCAATATTTCTACTAACAATACTATTACAAAATACTaatagcagcagcagcagcagcaataataataataataataataataataataataataataataatgatgatgatgatgatactgataataataataataataatagcagcAATACCAACAATGATACTAACAATACTAAGAACAATACTAGTACTAATactaataatactaataataatattaatctgCGAAGGAGACTTGATGCGGGTAAATCTTGCACGGAATGGAAAGAAAACTGTGAGATTTGATGCAGGCATGATAAGCGCGGAATAAGATTTTTCGTGAAAGCGAGATGAGAATAAGAATTTTCACCAATAAGAGGTCAGGGCATTgaatgagaaaacaaaaagaaatcgaatcaCAAACGAGAACTTGGATATCAGCGATGCTCCGTTTCGAATCGCTTCAAGTGTTGATAATTCCTAGCAGATTCGTTTAATTTCACTGTACGATTTTTTGTGTTATACACTTAGAAGACTATTTTCTACGAAATCACAGAGTTATTTCTTTTCCATCGAGAGAAAAAAGGTTCGTGGAAAATTTCTCCGCACAATTTACACAAAATGTACCGAATGTACCGATATTCAGGTCGTAAATCAGCGTCGGAGGTGAGTAAATGAAGCGAAAATTCAACACACGTAGTGTATATTGTAATTGAAAGAAGTTGATACAACCGACATTGTAAGCATACCTATGCCACTTGGCAGTTGAGTATATTCAGGGTAGCGCTTGTTTGCGAGCTTgaatttcgtttatttttggaGCAAGCTTTTCTATTCGCGAAGCATTGAGTCCATCTTGGCTTCGCTGGCTGGCACgcaaagagaagagaagaaagaaaattatgcAGAAAGCGATTATACACGATCATCTTGgaacggaaataaaatttcaccgcCTTTTAACAAGCCtcgagataaatttttcacgacaAAGTTTTATTCTTAAACAACTGACTCGCTGAAAATACTAAATTCTTAAACTCAGGACAATTATATCATTCGGGTACAATTTCTTCTACAACGTGAATAAGGTTTTAAACATGATCACGGTGTCTCGTTATGAGAGCGGTTGCGGGGGCTGTCAGGGAAACTTAAGATCTTAACGATAGAAACGAAATTATATACAACTCTCCTTCCTTAAAAATCAACGGAATGTAATCCTTTTCACGTGGAAATAAATCCTCCTAATTCCGCAATCAATTGTACGATATTTCCAAGCTTCAGCTGCAGAAACAAGTGTTgaagggaaagagaaaaatgtacgttgtaaaaaagaaagacatTGGATGAGAAATGgtgaacgagatgaaaaaaaataaataaaaaaaaaaaaaaaaaaattaaaaataatatataacgttgtacagaaataaatattatttctattctTAACCTATAACGTTAGAGATAAATATACACGTAAATATATGCGCATGCTGGGTTAATCGATGAATTCATTCAGTCTTCTAGTTGCGATGTGTTCGTATAATCAACGGCgaagatgagaagaaaaaaaaaaaaaaaaaaacgaagtagtagaaaaataacaagaaGAACACGGAGTAGATGTATAAGAAGTAGTATACCTGGTAAGAAGGTTTGCACCAAGCCAGACACAACACGCAGCACGGGGCCAACTATTTAATTACCTACACCTATGCGAAGTACGAAGCACTGTTTGTCATTgataagaaagagaaaaaaaaacacacacacacacacacgcacgcataTACATGATACATGAAGCAATATTATCTTGCGAAACAGCGATCTATAACGTAGATCACGTTATTAGTTCGGGAACAGACGATGATAACTTAGAAATGTAATTGTCTGATCGTTGTTACAGCTTCTATAATATAGACACTATTTACAGAGTGAATTGTTAACGACTAATTGttcaatgcgcatgcgctaaaattttataaccGGAGAGCGGTCGCTTTGTCAGGGCGACCaacatttttgaggttacacACGACGCGGCGATATGCGATATGAATTTATGAACGTTGGCCAACCTGACAAAACAAGCGCTCTCTGGCTATAgaattttagcgcatgcgcgttaaacCATTCAATcgcacatttttcaattcaatattttcgcctgaattttgttaccagggggtttttggggtcgctgatcacgaatctgaagtcggaatttgattattttcaaatccaagatggcggagcCAATATGCCTGATACAAAATCGCAACAACTATCAAAATACGATGAATCTGgccgaaacttgttactcggCGGTTTTTTCGAgttatactcgtatatacgAAGAAACGAAGATCATTTGAAATcctaaataaattctgataaagCTAAGAAATGGACATTTTTTAGATGGGACGCTGAGCATCTCACCGTGACCGAAAGTTTTCAACCATTTGGTCGTCGGCAGTTCAATCTGGATATGTAAGATGCAGGGGAAAAACTATTCCAGACTCTTCGCAGATCGTTACtaagaatgatttttattagCTCCGATTTGGAATCTCTTAATTTCTAGaatgtgatgaaatttcaGGTTTTTCGCCGTTTTTGTTCGCTGATAACAACGCACGActgataaagaaaatgttattATTACGGTACTCGACATTTTAAAGGCTGTACGAAAcgaaagtaaaagaaaaatttgaaaaaaaataaaaaaaaaaaaattaaagacaaaagagtgaaaaaatgtaatcgtGAAACTCACCGATTGCTGATATATCGTTTGAACGCATTTCCACGCGGTTATTCGATTCGTATGGTGATCCAGCTGCAACCTCGTCTTAACGAACCAAATTGGATTCGTTGCCGTGCACGCGACAAAACCTGAAACACAAAACACGCACCACTTTGAAAAAAACGGGCCATACGTGATATTGTAGCATTTCCTTGGGAAGACGcgcaaaaaaatacaataaaaaaaataaaaaaataaaaaaaaaagaagtgagaaaattattattattatggaATTAATATAAGTTTATTTATATAggctattattatttattcttttgaaaattgtacaagaATTCTTAGGATATTTGTTATCGTATATTcggatgagaatttttttttttttcaaaaaaaaaaaaaaattcgcagaTACGATACTTTACAGCATCGAAAAACGTGCGGAACGTAGTTGCGGCGATAAAACGCGAACAAACACAatcctgaaatttttgtttacagaAACGTCCGTGAAGTGAGTAACTGAATCTCTTCCTTCACAGCCGTCGAGATGCTAAATACACATTACACGCGAAACTTACCGTACATATAACCTAAATTCCTTCCAGTTCGATAATTAGGCTaactaaaaatgaaaagataaAGGTGAGAtgaagaataaatgaaaaaaaaaaaaaaaaaaaattaaattataatatgcTCGTGATAAAAATGTGCtttagatatattttttctttcgaacaaGAAAATTTCCCCGGCCTTTGAAAAGACAAAAATTTATGCTCGTATAATTCTAcaacttttttcacgtttctcaAAGTACGAATACAACGTATGATCGTTGATTTTTGAATAgaaaaacgtagaaaaaaaaaaacagggaggggggatgaaaaagatattaaaaaaaaaaaatctagaaaattgataaaatatcaGTGCGTTGtgtgaaataaatatgaacCGTATTCAAGTCGGTGAAAAAATACCGAGCGTTATATTGTACGAAGAGATTCCGGACAACGAAATAAACATATCGAATCTCATCGCCGGTAAAAAAGTTATAATATTCGGAGTACCCGGCGCCTTTGTACCCGGATGCTCGCGTGTTCACCTCAGAGGATTCATTGAGAagtaataatttgaagaaCGGATAGAAATATAAATAGGACAAAAAAAGACGACAACGAGCCGAAATAACCgagaacattttttcacccatCCAGATCCGACGAACTCAGAGCCAAAGGATACGAGGAAATCATTTGCGTGGCTGTAAACGATCCATTCGTTTTGTCCGCATGGGGATGGTCGAAGGGAGCGAATGAAAAAGTAAgtttttgaaatgatttttttttttttttcttagatatCTCAAAGATGTCCGAAACGATTAACATACCGCGGTTAAGTTTCTTTCTGCAAAGGTTTgccgtttttttgtttttaattctctttttTGTCTCTAACgtgaaacgaaaattgaaaataagagagataaaaaatagaCACAAACAAGCAAAAGTTCAAGGTTGTATTACATTAGATCGGCAGCGTTGCCATAGGCGTATTGCGATAGTGTAAATCGTTGCCAAGTCGCTctcgttattattgttattgtggTGTCACAATCGCTAGGTGAGGGTAATTTTGTTGATTGGCAAACGATGCAATTTGTTGATCtattgattgtaaaaaaaatagactTCTTGGCTGTAGTAATTATAGATATTTCAAACGTGTCACACATCCGCGCGTTGTGTTGTttacataatttataattacaatCTACAattgtattaattattaaacgaATATGAATATATGGAAGGGAACTGATCGTCTCTttgtgagaaatgaaaataaactcAACGACAAcagtttataaataatatgcatAGAGTGTGATTCGCGTGGAATTACTAAAAATAAAGACAAAATTTATTAGATTCTTTAaagttcttgaaaaaaaaaaagaaagaaagaaaataaataaataaaaacaatcagGGTTGTTCGATCTTTGTCTTCTATTATCCAAAAATGGGAAAAGTgccaaaattacgtcgacggatgttttttcgtttcttcgagATCAAACGCGGAGATTTCTTACAAATTGTAACGCATAACGGAGgaatattttatgaaatatttgtgATATCGTATATCTATCAAACGTAAGTTGAACGTTACGCGGACTGCTAAGGTCATTTTTCAGCCTCTGCAGGCCTTCGGAGATTATTATGTACGCACAAATGAAGGTTGTTTCATTCGATtggaaataacatttttttcacgtttatgGCATAAATTTGAATTGCCTACAAATTTGTCTAAGctccggatttttttttttttttttgaaggtGATGGTTTATCAGCTAGACGTTttaagataaatttttatcgtacaCGATAGAATGTTTGAGAGACAAGCAACTTTGgaatctttttttcgtttcatctaCGGATTTCGCTCAACGAACATTTGGTTAGAGGATTTAATTCTCTGTAAAATTCTCCCAGGATCAAGTCAGTATCATATATCGTGCTTGACGTAGCGTCAAGTGACAGtctacagaaaaaaaaaaaaaacaattcaaatggGAAAACATTCGAGTTTCGTGAACGAgtatttgttaaaaattgtatttaattAAGAAATTTACTCCGACCAGAATACTTTTGTTACTGTATTTACGGGTTTATCAGATGCCGCGAAGATGaaaccaaaacaaaaaataaaaaaaaaataaataaaaaaacaaatttgctacgaaaaaaaaaaataccctcAAGTTTTCCTCACTCCTTGCATAATTGAATCGTCAGGTAAGGTTGCTGGCTGATCCGATGGCGAGATTCACCCAGGCTATGGGAATGGGTACCGAAATGCCGGAATTGGGGGGAACGAGGAGCCGACGATACTCGATGGTGACCATCAATGGAATCGTCAGAGAAATATTCACAGACGTTGATAACGTTAAGCTGATGTGCCAAGGGCCGAAATTCTGCATTTAAGTCGCATATGAGGAAAATTGTAATCATTATTCGAAACGttattaaaatatatgtataatatatgagaAATGTCTacattgtaaaatataaaactaCAACGAACCGTGAAGTTTGCCTATGTGTCTTattcaattacttttttcttattataatGTATTATGTCGTAACAAATACATCGACGTTCCATTTAAAGAAAAgccaaaaagaagaaaaaaaaagaaaagaaaagacatggaattattttttatagaaattcTCGAAggaagtttattttttttagcaGCATGTTCGTCGCTGGAGATAGAGGGAACATGAATAGcggaaaaatcgaaaaatcgaaaaatcgaaaacgaTCGATTTGATAACCGGGGATATTTTTCTAGTCTATTTTTAATTGTCCGATTGCAGGCGAGACAGGCTTGCGTGGCTGTTTGCCATGTGGATATGCAGCTTTTCCCGAGAGGCGTGTAAACAATTTTTGGCAAGCGCATCGTGaaccaaaatttttcgaaaagtagggcaaggaaaaaaaaaaaacatttggtcaatttagacattttttttttcctacatcCGCTAGAcgatcgtaaaaaattttttagtaagAAGATTACAGCGAAGAATTTACTGATTTATCTTTTGCTTGGGAATTATTCGTTcctttttggttttttttctttttcttagtaacattatatataacatatacgCATCTGGCCGGATATATCTAATagtaaaagtaaaacaaaagacggaaaaaaaaagcaaaaacgtTTGTGATTTTAGACAgtggtactttttttttaaatttattcatcccCAACGAAAATGAGATTATCATCATTGCAAAGCGGATGAAAAGTcagatattatacgtatatgtatactataagATCGTTACAATGCGGTCACACGTTGCATTACAGCTGCTACGTCATATCTTGTCTGTGTatgtaaaaatagaaaatgtatGGCGAGTCGAACTTTCTTCTATACATAGACTACAACGTGTGCTCTATGCAACATAAAATTGATGAgttaaagaagaagaagaaaaaaaaaaaagaaatcgatatAAATCCTGCAAACGCGATTGTAGATTTAtcgcgatattttttatacagcgTTCAAATAACAAAGTACAATAATTCAAGAGTCGGCGCGCTAcgaaagtgaagaaaaaaaaaaaaaaaagaaaaaatttttgaaaaaatgtgtaaacaATGATTGAAAGACCGTCGAGTaaagattttaatttcttccgtAACTTAATTCGTATTTTAATCACCGCTTGTTTAGAGGTGAAAAATCAATGCAAATTGCTTGTCAAATGTTGCGACGAATGAGATttgaacacaaaaaaaaaaaaaaaaaataggggTTTACATCTGTGTACGTTTATGTATAGCCATAAGCAATTTGCAGATCAATCGGCGACTCCCTGGAATGAAGAAAACTGAGAGCGaagcgagaaaaaaacaaatattcaacTCGCTCGAGGTATCGACCTACTTCCGACCCGTCCAAAGCACACGGGCCAATGCACCTTGGCAGTTTCTCTCtcgtgtacatatatatatatgtatatatatatatatatatgtaggtatatacatcCACATATGATAAATTCTCGAGAATGCAGCAGCTGTTTAGCAGAATTGAGTTTCAGTCAACGAATGGCAGCGTGATTTGCACATTCGAGACAAATctcaattgaaaatcaatcattAGATACATGCAACGTCTCGTGAAAGTTTTGGACGATAAGTTTATTTGTATTTATCgagcggaaagaaaaataggccagaagtgaaaagaaaagaaaaatcaaatcgcAAATACCCAAGAAATCgatcatttgttttttttatttttttttttccccacaaaTTCACATGTTCAATAATTTTAGGAAGAGAAAATGAGACGTCCGTTTTAATTTTGGGCCCTTATTATTAATGTTTAGAGGTTCCTGAACgctatttcccatttttcatttgatgaatgttaaaaaataatttcagttaTTTCGGAAATTTGTAGCAAAGTAACCAGGGAATGAACACAAATATGCggtgcatattttttttagggAATTTAATGATCTACAAAATAGGTCTCTTGTGCTTTTTTTCATAACTaaactctttcaaaagttattcatggttaaagttgaaataatgtgaaaaattcactttCTTTCGAGATTCACAGCGAAAATACTAAACTTGTCGTAAAATATtgtggttcttttttttttcgcaaagcATTTCAATCGCTATAAAATCATGTTGTTCCGATTAAGTTTGAACCCAAGCAAATGAATATAATCAGACAGAGTGAAACGACCTTGCATTTTTATAACAGTAAATCGGGCTAAGGGCGTCCAATGTAAACACATATGTATTAACATGTGTACTTACATGTATAATtcgtgatatttttattctaataTAGTAACACACAATTAGCGTACAGATGTATGTATACTTTTGATTACAACTGTTTAAAcagaagagtgaaaaaatgaacagacggaaaaaaaattgtatatttaaaaaattttttaaaaaatattaactttGCACATCTCAAGGATAaaacgaatgttttttttttattcccgtCATTCGTCATTGTACTCCTTCCTGACATAATTATGTTACACGTAACTCGGCATTGATCGTCGTTGGtgtgcaagaaaaaaaaaaaaaaaaaaaaattgctcaacGAGTGTCTATTTTTGCGTTCAGTtgacaatttgttttttttttcatcattttttttttcttccctcttcATCGTATCGTCTAAGAGGAGAAACGAGAGGCGAGTCAGAAACGTTCGGCCTTGACCTCGATATTTTGCCATTTATACATACACCGAGAGGACAGACATAGATGATACGAGGTAATTAAGgacatatgcatgtatatataactCAGATACCTGTGTGTACGATAATTGACGCTGTTATATCAGCAGATAAAATTCTGCTAACAATAACAGCCGGCTGGATTAAGCCTTGACGTGGATTCGTGCAgcaatattataaattacaacGCGTTAATGATACTGTAAAACTGTTTGATCAGGAATTTATAATCAATCGAGTCAACGTACCGACATAATTGTTTTACCTACCACCCTGTATCGTTGCGTACACGCGCATATGGATTATATATGAACGCACACATGGCGTCGCAGGAGGTATtttgtatacatttatatttataacttATCTAACGATTAacccacattttattttcattatcttcTTACGCACGcggtttatatttatacattgttATACAtaggtaaaataattattgtacagGATAACAACAACGCGGCTGCAACGAGAAGTTCATCATGCTTGTGCACGTAAACGAAAGAAATTCATTGTACTTtgtacagtaataataataataataatgcaatGAAGGGTTAACAAAAATAGTtggagaattaaaaaagatgAGAAACTACGAGGGTTATATAAGAGAATTATTCAAACTGTTatggaacaaaaattttcaaataacatTAGATATTTATATGATATGGAATTGTAACGCACGGCTGGTCGCATACCTAATATAACATAACGTGCAGCGTaacattgaataataaaatgcaTGCAAATGCAGTCTGTGAATAACGATGTCTATGATACAAATAATTGAACTTCACCTGAATACAGGCCcgacaataaatttcgtcGGTTAGAGCGAACAAGGCATTGTCATTAAACGGATGTAGTTATACAGTACacgatatatatttatagtgTAATTCAAAGCGAGATATTATTAATCGAGTCTGCGGGTTGATACAACGTTGATAACAATAACGACGATAAAGTGCTGCaaattgctgaaaaaataaaatcacgatacgtatttatgtacaatatatctgtatataataCAGGTTATGAACGTAGTAATAGATACGCTGAAAGAAGATTTCATTGAGCTCGAcgatatgtataatattatactgtTATTGCGATTAAGGAACATCGCTGGCTGTCGCAGATATTAATATGTACACCTGGCCGCAGTGACTCTGAGACGGCTGATTTTTCCGTTGAGTTGGTCACGTCGGTAATGCGGAATCAGCCGGCAGCGCCACCGCCGGCCAGCCGCTAAACGGGCTCTATCTTTGTAAACGTAACATAATCCAATACCGTAAAATCTAGCTCAAAAATACATAATTCGACGGTCACACGGGTTACGTTATGTTCACAAAGATAATCTAACCATAGGATACAAAAGTCAACGGCCATGTGTTAGGTTATATTTACAAAGATAAtctaaaatacaaaattctaCGGTCATGGGTAGGGCCCAGATAAATATGTGTATTGAAAATcacaaaatatgtacaaatagTATAAACTTCGTGAAAGAAAATatggagtgaaaaataaaaactatcgTTGAATAGAATACACTTTATTCTGACATAAATTCGTTAAATAAAGTCTGTTCTACTCGACATTAACTGTTATTTTTGACCCCATATTTTTTCCATGaagttatatttatatattttgtaattttcaatatacatTTATCTGAATCCTAATAATGGGTTATGTTCCGTTTCCGAAAATGAGCCTGTTTCGCGGCCGGCCGTCGGTGGCGCTGCGGGCTGATTCtgcattgccaacgtaacGGACTCGTCGAAAAAATGAACAGTCTCAAAATGACTGCGGCCAAGTGTACGCTgcatatatacctgtataagGCGGCGTACAATAATAACGCGACAGCCAGAGAGGAGGTACATAAATAGACGCAACAACGATCGCGTAATAAGACAACGTTTCATATAGTATGAAACTACGTACATAGTGCTACTGGCACTGAAGCGATAGAGGACTAAACCACCGACAAGCCCCAATCAAGCGCCAATCGGTAGTTGCTTGTGTGACAGCGCACAGATTATACGTGCATACGTATATAGTGCCCGATTGCGCATGTAGAAGTGAAATTATACAACCCTCAAGATACGTAGGCTAAAAATATAACCGGTCGACCAATCGCCGTCGCTTAACAACACAATAATTGTTGTTTCACATTCCTAACATCCTGCATTTGCCATTCGATTTATCGAATAACTGCGTAGGTCGCGATTACGATCTTACTCAGCAGTGTAAAATCTATTTCACCGTATGTATACGTTACAGCATAAATACCGTATCTATGCAATAATTTctattatcgaaaaattttacgcaaTCTATTATTTATccgaataataattgaaccgTGCAGGTGGTATATTATTTGCTTGGCTGAGTTTAAAATAGATCCGTCCTTGGTGCGCAAAATTTACGAACGTTTGTTGTTTATCGCATAGCATGCAGTGCACTTAAAAATACACCGCGTCTAATATCCTCTCAGATAACAGCGTAATATGAGTTCCGACATACGCGAATACCGCGATAAAAGGTGATTGAATTCCGTTGCGGTGTTGTTATTGTTCTTGTTAATATAAACAATGATCTGTTAATCATTTCCAGATATGATATAACTCATTTTAAAAGTATAGTTTATCTTGCAACTTTGAAATTCTTGTAGTTGGTGCAAATCGAGGATATTttgaaacaacaacaacaacagtagCAGCTGCGCTCGGGGCGACAAACTGACATAAgtaccaaaatgtaaaatcGGATCTGTAGGGTCTGAAGGCtgacaatgaatttttcacacgcCTACGTGACTCGGTAAACGTGCGTGTGTAGCAGACGACGCTATTAGATGACGAAAAAATCCGGAAATAACGCTGTAACTAAATTTGTGAATTTCTTCGATAAATCACAGTATAGAATTGGGTTCACAGAATGAACAAATACAAAACAGACATGACGAATCTGTTTTTCCTGTTCTGTGTGTATAGTGTTGATTATAAAAAGTGCAACTCGATAATATTGACGTTTGTAAATACCCGCTGTAGAACGTTGAGAGCTGCTAGAATTCAATCTCaagaaaaagatgaataaaaacaGCACATACGTGcatataatatgtgtatataaatagaaaaaaaaaataaaataaataaattgtgtaACACATGCagagggttttttttttgcattatttattattaattagttATTATTGCGACGTAAATAAAAGCGTGATATCGACACAGTAAAACTCGGATGGGTATTGGAGGAGGGCAGCTTATCACCACGCGGCGAGCAGCAAAGTGCAAAATCGCGGGATAACAGTGAAACTGGATATTGTACCGAAAACCGGTGAATACTGGAATCGTGACGTAGTAAAAGTCGACCCTATTGCTGTCCGGTTATCGGCAGTCATTCAGTTGCAGCAGTCTAACGGTGCATGTACACAATTATCGCATGTTGTCTGTCATTCGCGCATATTATTTTGTATACACAGGCGAAacagatgaataaataaataaataaataaatgaataaataataataaacggtGCGATATTATATGGTTACAGTTTATATACACACGCGCTGCTCATATGAATATCGTAAGCAATTTATTggcctttcttttttcttctttcgattTTACCCTGACTCGCTGATATTGTATTATTAGTATATAAACGTAATTTATTATCGGCACAACACGCTTTGAGTATGTGTCTGTGTAATTTACGCGTAGTAGAATTTACGCCGTGCAGCGTTTCTAATTTCAAAAGGAATTTATCACCTGCGCGACTTTTGCTCAACGATGATGGAGAATGAAGAAGAATGATGCACAAGAGAACGGTCACAAATCCTATAAGTTTATAGAAACTATCTACAACAACAGCTTGTCTACTTTCCTTTAATCTGATATGTACTCACGAAGATTATACATATCTCAAGTTATTTTAGGAGTAATTCAAACATATCCGTTAGTCAATATCATTAGCTTTCAATCGAAGTGTTTACTGATACGTTAAAGCGAAATTTCTCAAGTCTTGTCAGGTTTTACAAACGAATCGGATACATTTTCCGCTGCATGTTTTATTGCGCAATAATAGTTTTTCCTCGACATGAATAGTTACAAAAACGTTACTAACATCGACACGATTGGTTTGACCCAAAACTATACAGTCAAATACAGGTTTaccagttttttttgttgaaccTAGAAACTCTGTAATCtttcaagaaaaaaaggtaggaaaaaaaaatatataagaaaGATGACACAAAAATGATTATCAATCAGCTGCACTTACCGGCGGCCGATGCGGAACAGACGTGAACTATCGGGCTGTCAGGAGGTAAAACCGAATTGAAGAACGACTTGCTTTGCGAGTATGTGCAGAA
Above is a genomic segment from Neodiprion pinetum isolate iyNeoPine1 chromosome 1, iyNeoPine1.2, whole genome shotgun sequence containing:
- the LOC124225028 gene encoding peroxiredoxin-5, mitochondrial-like, which produces MNRIQVGEKIPSVILYEEIPDNEINISNLIAGKKVIIFGVPGAFVPGCSRVHLRGFIEKSDELRAKGYEEIICVAVNDPFVLSAWGWSKGANEKVRLLADPMARFTQAMGMGTEMPELGGTRSRRYSMVTINGIVREIFTDVDNVKLMCQGPKFCI